One genomic window of Halovivax cerinus includes the following:
- a CDS encoding UPF0179 family protein encodes MSTITLIGDGLAEPGTEFVYEGEADACAGCPYRSQCLTLEPGQRYRVTDVRENAQLLECALHDGGVRAVEVEPTTVQANVPDEGAFAGSEATLGGPCPYVECPSHHLCEPDGIDPAESARIVRVTGDPPHEVCHLDRSLTTVELDPDG; translated from the coding sequence ATGTCGACGATCACCCTGATCGGCGATGGCCTTGCCGAACCCGGAACGGAGTTCGTCTACGAGGGCGAGGCCGACGCCTGCGCCGGCTGCCCGTACCGGAGCCAGTGCCTCACGCTGGAACCAGGCCAGCGCTACCGCGTGACCGACGTCAGGGAGAACGCCCAGCTCTTAGAGTGTGCCCTCCACGACGGCGGCGTACGCGCCGTGGAGGTTGAACCGACGACCGTGCAGGCGAACGTGCCGGACGAAGGGGCGTTCGCCGGAAGCGAAGCCACCCTCGGCGGTCCCTGTCCGTACGTCGAGTGCCCGAGTCACCACCTGTGCGAGCCGGACGGGATCGACCCCGCCGAGTCGGCCCGAATCGTACGCGTGACCGGCGACCCGCCGCACGAGGTCTGTCACCTCGATCGATCGCTGACGACCGTCGAACTCGATCCCGACGGGTGA
- a CDS encoding DUF5820 family protein: MPAPADVPDGWVVWADDDTGRTVYAYRPDVFDGSDFPAPCLPVCYLTHGARTRRPAQNPTDRTVHDDWFVTLYLEPDVYVDEVRRTETRADAEAITFDLLDRFAAGEIAYRDAYQVPRHEYLDRLDELTGRSE; the protein is encoded by the coding sequence ATGCCAGCGCCGGCCGACGTTCCGGACGGGTGGGTCGTCTGGGCCGACGACGATACGGGTCGGACGGTCTACGCCTACCGCCCCGACGTGTTCGACGGGAGTGACTTCCCCGCACCCTGCCTCCCCGTCTGTTATCTCACGCACGGCGCACGGACGCGCCGACCAGCACAGAATCCGACCGACCGGACCGTCCACGACGACTGGTTCGTCACCCTGTACCTGGAGCCGGACGTGTACGTAGACGAGGTCCGCCGCACGGAAACGCGAGCCGACGCCGAGGCGATTACGTTCGACCTGCTCGATCGGTTCGCCGCCGGCGAGATCGCGTATCGTGACGCCTATCAGGTACCCCGTCACGAGTACCTGGATCGACTGGACGAGCTGACCGGCCGATCGGAGTGA
- a CDS encoding PrkA family serine protein kinase: MTSDTDTLERLSTAYQQSMPEDLRTARSFGWYLEELTADPKIARNAHQRVADMFDYYGTTYDESQGLVEYHLASLDPLNDGENTFYGRVVHQAIHEFVNKVKSGSRRLGPERRIKLLLGPVGSGKSHFDRQLRRYFEEYTLKQDGRMYTFRWTNLCDVIRDQDPSDDVVRSPMNQDPLVLLPIEQRRDVIDAMNEALDAPYTIQNEQALDPESEFYMDRLLAHYEDDLQAVLENHVEVVRLVADENKRQCLETFEPKDKKNQDETELTGDVNYSKIAVYGESDPRAFDYSGAFCNANRGIFSGEELLKLQREFLYDFLHATQEQTIKPKNNPRIDIDQVIVGRTNMPEYKDKKGDEKMEAFNDRTKRIDFPYVLSYEDEARIYEKMLENADVPDIHVEPHTLEMAGLFGVLTRIEEPDSDRVDLLSKAKAYNGEIDEADDVDVKKLREEADQVAEIGEGMAGISPRFIGDEMAEAIMDSKHRERGYLSPLTVFTFFEENLEHHGSIPEAEFERYYRYLERVREEYRERAIEDVRNALAYDVEEIQRQGEKYMDHVMAHIDDATIEDELTGREQEPDETFLRAVEEELDIPSDRKDDFRQEVSNWVSRRAREGEAFDPTDNERLRRALERKLWEDKKHNINFSALVSAGEIDDEERSAWIDALVEQGYSEDGAKEVLEFAGAEVARSEIEDQ, from the coding sequence ATGACCAGTGATACGGACACGCTCGAACGACTCAGTACCGCCTACCAGCAATCGATGCCCGAAGACCTGCGAACTGCCAGATCGTTCGGCTGGTACCTGGAGGAACTTACCGCCGACCCGAAGATCGCCCGGAACGCCCACCAGCGGGTCGCGGACATGTTCGATTACTACGGAACGACGTACGACGAGTCTCAGGGGCTCGTCGAGTACCATCTCGCCTCCCTCGATCCGTTGAACGACGGCGAGAACACGTTCTACGGTCGCGTCGTCCACCAGGCGATCCACGAGTTCGTCAACAAGGTCAAATCCGGTTCTCGCAGGCTAGGGCCCGAACGCCGGATCAAACTCCTGCTCGGCCCGGTTGGCTCCGGGAAGTCACACTTCGATCGACAGCTCCGTCGGTACTTCGAGGAGTACACCCTGAAGCAGGACGGCCGGATGTACACGTTCCGCTGGACGAACCTCTGTGACGTCATCCGTGATCAGGATCCGTCGGACGACGTCGTCCGCTCGCCGATGAACCAGGACCCGCTCGTCCTCTTGCCGATCGAACAGCGACGCGACGTCATCGACGCGATGAACGAGGCGCTGGACGCTCCGTACACGATCCAGAACGAGCAGGCGCTGGACCCGGAGAGTGAGTTCTACATGGATCGACTCCTCGCCCACTACGAAGACGACCTCCAGGCCGTCCTCGAGAACCACGTCGAAGTCGTCCGGCTCGTGGCCGACGAGAACAAGCGCCAGTGCCTGGAGACGTTCGAACCGAAGGACAAGAAGAATCAGGACGAGACCGAACTCACCGGCGACGTCAACTACTCGAAGATCGCCGTCTACGGCGAGTCCGACCCGCGCGCGTTCGATTATTCGGGGGCGTTCTGTAACGCCAACCGCGGCATCTTCTCCGGCGAGGAGCTGCTCAAACTCCAGCGCGAGTTCCTCTACGACTTCCTGCACGCGACCCAGGAGCAGACCATCAAGCCGAAGAACAACCCGCGGATCGACATCGACCAGGTGATCGTCGGGCGCACGAACATGCCCGAGTACAAGGACAAGAAGGGCGACGAGAAGATGGAGGCCTTCAACGACCGGACGAAACGCATCGACTTCCCCTACGTCCTTTCCTACGAAGACGAGGCTCGAATCTACGAGAAGATGCTGGAGAACGCGGACGTCCCCGACATCCACGTCGAGCCGCACACCCTGGAGATGGCGGGCCTGTTCGGCGTCCTCACGCGGATCGAAGAGCCGGATTCGGACCGGGTCGACCTCCTCTCGAAGGCGAAGGCGTACAACGGCGAGATCGACGAGGCCGACGACGTCGACGTCAAGAAGCTCCGCGAGGAGGCAGACCAGGTCGCGGAGATCGGCGAGGGCATGGCCGGCATCTCGCCGCGGTTCATCGGCGACGAGATGGCCGAAGCGATCATGGACTCGAAGCACCGCGAACGGGGCTACCTCTCGCCGCTGACCGTGTTCACTTTCTTCGAGGAAAACCTCGAGCACCACGGCTCGATCCCGGAAGCGGAGTTCGAGCGGTACTACCGCTATCTGGAACGTGTCCGCGAGGAGTACCGCGAGCGCGCCATCGAGGACGTTCGAAACGCGCTGGCGTACGACGTCGAGGAGATCCAGCGCCAGGGCGAGAAGTACATGGACCACGTGATGGCCCACATCGACGACGCCACGATCGAGGACGAACTCACCGGTCGCGAGCAAGAACCGGACGAGACCTTCCTGCGGGCCGTCGAGGAGGAACTCGACATCCCTTCCGACCGCAAGGACGACTTCCGCCAGGAGGTCTCGAACTGGGTGTCGCGGCGCGCACGGGAGGGCGAAGCGTTCGATCCGACCGACAACGAGCGGCTGCGGCGGGCCTTAGAGCGCAAACTCTGGGAGGACAAGAAGCACAACATCAACTTCTCCGCGCTCGTCAGCGCCGGCGAGATCGACGACGAGGAGCGCTCGGCGTGGATCGACGCGCTGGTCGAACAGGGCTACTCGGAAGACGGGGCGAAGGAGGTACTCGAGTTCGCGGGCGCCGAAGTCGCCCGCTCGGAGATCGAAGATCAATGA
- a CDS encoding PrkA family serine protein kinase produces MSHGTDYVSDADRALAETYEDPQSLDAFVDRLFERPTLASHASKYLLDAIEAAGTRTVLEEGEYRTRYRFFDDPHNDGEHAVLGNTEMLNAFVDDLRSIAAGRGKGEKLIWFEGPTATGKSELKRCLINGLREYSKTPAGRRYTVEWNVRSATAEDRRLSYGVDPTAADDEHWFASPVQAHPLSVFPGDVRDDLLTALTDASDESVPIRLETDLDPFSREAFDYLEERYRNQGEEALFSAITDERHLRVRNYVVDLGRGIGVLHAEDDGTPKERLVGSWMHGMLQELDSRGRKNPQAFSYDGVLSQGNGVLTIVEDAAQHADLLQKLLNVPDEGTVKLDKGIGMDVDTQLVIISNPDLEAQLDQHADKNGLDPLKALKRRLNKRRFTYLTNRSMEAELIGRELTDQTDVWTATEPEQLDEKVRQPLVVGVTTDGGTTRERELAPHTIEAAALYAVVTRLVTEDLPSDLDLVEKAVLFDQGYVQQGDTRRELDDFAFDEDAPDGTHGIPVTYTRDVLADLLQEGSDRHHAELPVEDVVMPRDVLDAMADGLFEAPIFSTGEQSEFESRVAPVREHVFGRQEDDVIEAIMHDRRVDESTVAEYVEHVYAWETGEALTDERGDPVEPDALKMKLFEVEQLGQFRETDYDGNRPTEAVREFRQENVITALNRYAWEHRDEGFSAADVDLTSIPVLTDVLESYDWDDVRRTYPDFDPHAWDDPPGGTETERVKEAAIERLVADFGYSAASAELTSRHVVSQVSYQWE; encoded by the coding sequence ATGAGCCACGGAACCGACTACGTCTCCGACGCCGATCGCGCCCTCGCGGAGACGTACGAGGACCCACAGAGCCTGGACGCCTTCGTCGACCGCCTCTTCGAGCGGCCGACGCTCGCGTCGCACGCCTCGAAGTACCTGCTCGACGCCATCGAGGCCGCGGGGACGCGGACCGTGCTCGAAGAGGGCGAGTACCGGACCCGGTACCGGTTCTTCGACGATCCTCACAACGACGGCGAACACGCCGTCCTCGGTAACACCGAGATGCTGAACGCGTTCGTCGACGACCTGCGCTCGATCGCCGCCGGCCGCGGTAAGGGCGAGAAGCTCATCTGGTTCGAGGGTCCGACCGCGACCGGCAAGTCGGAACTGAAACGCTGCCTGATCAACGGGCTCCGGGAGTACTCGAAGACGCCTGCGGGACGGCGCTATACGGTCGAGTGGAACGTTCGGTCGGCGACGGCGGAGGATCGACGTCTGAGTTACGGCGTCGATCCGACCGCGGCCGACGACGAACACTGGTTCGCGAGTCCCGTCCAGGCGCACCCCCTCTCGGTCTTCCCCGGTGACGTCCGTGACGACCTCCTCACCGCGCTCACCGATGCGTCCGACGAATCGGTTCCGATTCGGCTGGAGACCGATCTCGATCCGTTCTCGAGGGAGGCGTTCGACTACCTGGAAGAACGGTATCGCAATCAGGGCGAGGAGGCGCTGTTCTCTGCGATCACCGACGAACGCCACCTTCGGGTCCGTAATTACGTCGTCGACCTGGGGCGGGGAATCGGCGTCCTCCACGCCGAAGACGACGGGACGCCCAAAGAGCGCCTCGTCGGCTCCTGGATGCACGGAATGCTCCAGGAACTCGACTCCAGGGGCCGGAAGAACCCGCAGGCCTTCTCCTACGACGGGGTCCTCTCGCAGGGAAACGGCGTCCTGACGATCGTCGAGGACGCCGCCCAGCACGCAGATCTCCTGCAGAAACTGCTCAACGTTCCCGACGAGGGGACCGTCAAACTCGACAAGGGGATCGGGATGGACGTCGATACGCAACTTGTCATCATCTCGAACCCGGACCTCGAGGCCCAGCTCGATCAGCACGCCGATAAGAACGGGCTCGACCCACTGAAAGCGCTGAAACGCCGCCTGAACAAGCGCCGCTTTACGTACCTGACGAACCGGTCGATGGAGGCCGAGTTGATCGGGCGGGAACTGACCGATCAGACGGACGTGTGGACGGCGACCGAACCCGAACAGCTAGACGAGAAGGTACGCCAGCCCCTCGTGGTCGGGGTCACGACGGACGGTGGAACAACACGGGAGCGCGAACTCGCCCCACACACCATCGAGGCCGCCGCCCTCTACGCGGTCGTCACGCGGCTCGTCACCGAGGACCTGCCGTCGGATCTCGACCTCGTCGAGAAGGCGGTGCTCTTCGACCAGGGATACGTACAGCAGGGGGACACCCGCCGGGAACTCGACGACTTCGCGTTCGACGAGGACGCGCCGGACGGCACGCACGGCATTCCGGTGACGTACACGCGGGACGTGCTCGCCGACCTCCTCCAGGAGGGGAGCGACCGCCACCACGCGGAGCTTCCGGTCGAGGACGTCGTCATGCCGCGGGACGTCCTGGATGCGATGGCGGACGGGCTCTTCGAGGCGCCGATCTTCTCGACCGGGGAGCAATCCGAGTTCGAATCCCGCGTCGCGCCGGTCCGTGAGCACGTCTTCGGAAGACAGGAGGACGACGTGATCGAGGCCATCATGCACGATCGGCGGGTGGACGAATCGACCGTCGCCGAGTACGTAGAGCACGTCTACGCCTGGGAGACCGGTGAGGCGCTCACGGACGAGCGGGGCGATCCTGTAGAGCCCGACGCGCTCAAGATGAAACTCTTCGAGGTCGAGCAACTCGGGCAGTTCCGCGAGACCGATTACGATGGCAATCGACCGACGGAAGCCGTCCGCGAGTTCCGCCAGGAGAACGTTATCACCGCGCTGAACCGCTATGCGTGGGAGCACCGCGACGAGGGGTTCTCGGCGGCTGACGTCGACCTCACGTCGATTCCGGTGCTGACGGACGTCCTCGAGTCGTACGACTGGGACGACGTCCGTCGTACCTACCCAGACTTCGATCCGCACGCCTGGGACGACCCGCCCGGCGGCACCGAAACTGAGCGCGTAAAGGAGGCGGCGATCGAGCGACTGGTCGCGGACTTCGGCTACTCCGCGGCCTCCGCGGAGCTGACCAGTCGACACGTCGTGAGCCAGGTGAGTTATCAATGGGAGTGA
- a CDS encoding YeaH/YhbH family protein has product MGLRDDVERFQSVGEERREDLADFIQYGDLGQSGATEINVPVKIVDPPEFEYDRRDQGGVGQGDGDTPDVGQPVGPPQSQPGDGDEEGEPGEEGGDHEYYEMDPEEFAQELDEELGLDLDPKGKTVVEETEGPFTDLTRSGPNSTLDVERMFREGLKRKVAMAFDEDFVREVCTVAGITPREVFEWAREERLPVSMAWIERAHEDVADERGRWESIADVEASVEREPISQRIRRDGIDHVPLRREDERYRHPEIVEEREKNVVVVNIRDVSGSMRETKRELVERVFTPLDWYLTGKYDTAEFVYIAHDAEAWEVERADFFGIRSGGGTKISSAYELADEVLSEYPWNDWNRYVFAAGDSENSSNDTSERVIPMMEEIDANLHAYVETQPSGNAINATHAEELEKHFGADADDVAVTYVNSSDDVADAIYDILSTEGETDE; this is encoded by the coding sequence GTGGGACTGAGAGACGACGTAGAACGGTTTCAGTCGGTGGGCGAGGAGCGACGGGAGGATCTCGCCGACTTCATCCAGTACGGCGACCTCGGCCAGAGCGGCGCGACCGAGATCAACGTCCCCGTCAAGATCGTCGACCCGCCCGAGTTCGAATACGACCGTCGCGATCAGGGTGGCGTCGGCCAGGGCGACGGTGACACGCCCGACGTCGGTCAGCCGGTCGGCCCGCCACAATCCCAGCCGGGCGACGGCGACGAGGAGGGCGAACCGGGCGAGGAGGGTGGCGATCACGAGTACTACGAGATGGACCCCGAGGAGTTCGCCCAGGAACTCGACGAGGAACTCGGGCTCGACCTCGACCCGAAGGGAAAGACGGTCGTCGAGGAGACGGAGGGGCCGTTCACGGACCTTACGCGGTCCGGACCGAACAGCACGCTCGACGTCGAGCGCATGTTCCGCGAGGGACTGAAGCGGAAGGTGGCGATGGCGTTCGACGAGGACTTCGTCCGCGAGGTCTGCACGGTGGCGGGAATCACCCCGCGTGAGGTGTTCGAGTGGGCGCGCGAGGAGCGCCTCCCCGTCTCGATGGCGTGGATCGAACGCGCTCACGAGGACGTCGCCGACGAGCGCGGCCGGTGGGAGTCGATCGCCGACGTGGAGGCGTCCGTCGAGCGCGAACCGATCAGCCAGCGCATTCGCCGGGACGGCATCGACCACGTCCCGCTGCGGCGAGAGGACGAACGCTACCGCCACCCGGAGATCGTCGAGGAGCGAGAGAAGAACGTCGTCGTGGTGAACATTCGCGACGTCTCTGGATCGATGCGCGAGACCAAACGGGAACTCGTCGAGCGCGTGTTCACGCCGCTCGACTGGTACCTCACCGGGAAGTACGACACCGCGGAGTTCGTCTACATCGCCCACGACGCGGAGGCCTGGGAGGTCGAACGCGCGGACTTCTTCGGCATCCGCTCGGGCGGCGGGACGAAGATATCGAGCGCCTACGAACTGGCCGACGAGGTCCTCTCGGAGTACCCCTGGAACGATTGGAACCGGTACGTCTTCGCGGCGGGCGACTCCGAGAACTCCTCGAACGACACGTCGGAGCGGGTCATTCCGATGATGGAGGAGATCGACGCCAACCTCCACGCCTACGTCGAGACCCAGCCGAGCGGGAACGCGATCAACGCGACCCACGCCGAGGAACTGGAGAAGCACTTCGGCGCGGACGCAGACGACGTCGCCGTCACGTACGTCAACTCGTCCGACGACGTCGCCGACGCGATCTACGACATCCTGAGTACCGAGGGTGAGACCGATGAGTGA
- a CDS encoding SpoVR family protein: MSDSEPIDRTETAPLSDTVRKRAIATDLAEPVAAARDLATKLGLDPYPVHYWIVDYDEMNELIAYGGFQRRYPHWRWGMQYDRQRKQDRYTGARAFEIVNNDNPSHAFLQESNSMADQKAVITHVEAHADFFANNEWFGLFTDGRAGDDEVDAAAMLDRHARTIEGYMTDPEIDRAEVERWIDHALTLEDTIDQHRPFRDRLERETDSEDVDDDLREKLDELDLSPEVTREVFDEEWLDAREAEADRGPTSAAPESDVLGFVREYGMQYDREEGRAVEMTDWQQDVLELLREEAYYFAPQQMTKVMNEGWAALWESRMMADEAFAGDDEVVDYADHMASVLASPGLNPYSLGLNLWQYVENVTNRRDVVEQLLRVEGITWRTLLDEVAFDAILDRLEPPNAIASISAETLDDLASLPDEWIDREALGAAREGEIDVERYPWRVLSYEGLARRHYSLVKPANRSVLSRVSRDQLERIDRYLFDDDRYDSVEDAIANVTYTAGWDRLFDVRESHNDVTFLDEFLTPEFIRTNDYFTYEYSRATAQYHVASTDPEDVKRKLLLQFTNFGKPTITVADGNYDNAGELLLEHEYNGIELDFEQARAVLERLFELWGRPVNLLTIRKELDDHDVEVAKRRNREPTPDERGVRLRHDGDEITVERVDWTAVEHLAADDVDYDTRPDEWLA, translated from the coding sequence ATGAGTGATTCCGAACCGATCGACCGAACCGAGACCGCACCGCTTTCCGACACCGTTCGCAAGCGCGCGATCGCGACCGACCTCGCGGAGCCGGTGGCGGCCGCTCGCGACCTGGCGACGAAACTCGGACTCGATCCGTATCCGGTCCACTACTGGATCGTCGACTACGACGAGATGAACGAGCTCATCGCCTATGGCGGGTTCCAGCGCCGGTACCCCCACTGGCGCTGGGGCATGCAGTACGACCGACAGCGCAAGCAGGATCGGTACACTGGCGCGCGGGCGTTCGAGATCGTGAACAACGACAATCCATCGCACGCGTTCCTCCAGGAGTCGAACTCGATGGCCGACCAGAAAGCCGTCATCACTCACGTCGAGGCTCACGCGGACTTCTTCGCCAACAACGAGTGGTTCGGGCTGTTCACCGACGGACGAGCCGGCGACGACGAGGTCGACGCCGCGGCGATGCTCGATCGCCACGCGCGAACGATCGAGGGGTACATGACCGATCCCGAGATCGACCGCGCCGAGGTGGAACGCTGGATCGATCACGCTCTCACGCTCGAGGACACGATCGACCAGCACAGACCGTTCCGCGACCGCCTTGAACGCGAGACCGATTCCGAGGACGTCGACGACGACCTCAGGGAGAAGCTGGACGAACTCGACCTCTCGCCGGAAGTGACCCGGGAAGTGTTCGACGAGGAGTGGCTCGACGCGCGCGAAGCGGAGGCCGACCGGGGACCGACGTCGGCGGCGCCCGAATCGGACGTCCTCGGGTTCGTCCGGGAGTACGGCATGCAGTACGACCGGGAAGAGGGCCGCGCCGTCGAGATGACCGACTGGCAGCAGGACGTCCTCGAACTGTTGCGCGAGGAGGCCTACTACTTCGCGCCCCAGCAGATGACGAAGGTGATGAACGAGGGGTGGGCCGCGCTGTGGGAATCCCGGATGATGGCGGACGAGGCCTTCGCCGGCGACGACGAGGTCGTAGACTACGCCGATCACATGGCGAGCGTGCTCGCCTCGCCCGGACTGAACCCCTACAGCCTCGGACTCAATCTCTGGCAGTACGTCGAGAACGTCACCAACCGACGCGACGTCGTAGAACAGCTGCTTCGCGTCGAGGGCATCACCTGGCGAACGCTCTTGGACGAGGTAGCGTTCGACGCGATCCTCGATCGCCTGGAGCCGCCGAACGCCATCGCCTCCATCTCGGCCGAGACGCTCGACGACCTGGCGTCTCTCCCGGACGAGTGGATCGATCGCGAGGCGCTCGGGGCCGCTCGTGAGGGCGAGATCGACGTCGAGCGCTACCCGTGGCGCGTCCTCTCCTACGAGGGTCTCGCCCGTCGACACTACTCGCTGGTGAAGCCCGCGAATCGATCGGTCCTCTCGCGCGTTTCGCGCGATCAACTGGAGCGTATCGACCGGTACCTCTTCGACGACGATCGATACGACAGCGTCGAGGACGCCATCGCGAACGTGACCTACACGGCGGGGTGGGATCGCCTGTTCGACGTCCGCGAGAGCCACAACGACGTCACGTTCTTGGACGAGTTCCTCACCCCGGAGTTCATCCGGACGAACGACTACTTCACCTACGAGTACTCGCGAGCGACTGCCCAGTACCACGTTGCCAGTACCGATCCGGAGGACGTCAAGCGCAAGCTTCTCTTGCAGTTTACCAACTTCGGCAAGCCGACGATAACGGTGGCCGACGGTAACTACGACAACGCCGGCGAACTCCTGCTCGAACACGAGTACAACGGGATCGAACTCGACTTCGAACAGGCCCGGGCCGTTCTCGAACGCCTGTTCGAACTCTGGGGCCGGCCAGTGAACCTCCTGACGATCCGGAAGGAACTGGACGACCACGACGTCGAGGTGGCCAAGCGTCGCAACCGCGAACCCACACCGGACGAACGCGGCGTTCGCCTCCGCCACGATGGCGACGAGATCACGGTCGAACGCGTCGACTGGACCGCTGTGGAACACCTCGCTGCTGACGACGTCGACTACGACACGAGACCCGACGAGTGGCTCGCCTGA
- a CDS encoding secondary thiamine-phosphate synthase enzyme YjbQ, which yields MAFDVRTDERTTTVDVTDRVSAAVPEDASGVCTVFVEHTTAALVVQEDEPRLRRDIVSFVRDAVPDEGHAHDELDGNADSHLRATVLGPSVTVPVRDGELAFGTWQSILLVECDGPRTRTVTVTTVDR from the coding sequence ATGGCATTCGACGTACGGACCGACGAACGGACGACGACCGTCGACGTTACCGACCGGGTGTCCGCGGCCGTACCCGAGGACGCGTCCGGCGTCTGTACCGTCTTCGTCGAACACACCACGGCTGCTCTCGTCGTCCAGGAGGACGAACCGCGACTGCGACGCGATATCGTCTCGTTCGTGCGAGACGCCGTCCCGGACGAGGGCCACGCTCACGACGAGCTGGACGGCAACGCGGACTCGCACCTTCGAGCCACGGTACTCGGTCCATCCGTGACCGTTCCCGTTCGCGACGGCGAGCTCGCGTTCGGCACCTGGCAATCCATCCTGCTCGTCGAGTGTGACGGTCCCAGAACGCGAACCGTGACGGTGACCACCGTCGACCGCTAG
- a CDS encoding SDR family oxidoreductase: MARSATFDFDETVTIVTGATGTLGGAVAERFREAGSTVCGIDVAEPEEPDGTFAQERTNFYQADLTDEGDVERVVAEIVDEHGRLDHLLNVAGTWRGGQPIEETDRTEYDLVMDVNLKTAFLASKHALPELQAAGGAIVSVSARSSLEGGEGDGPYRISKAGIRLLTETLAAENRGTVRANCVMPSVIDTPANREMMPDADQDSWVDPVDIAAVFAFLCSDASLVTSGAAVPVYGET, encoded by the coding sequence ATGGCACGATCAGCGACGTTCGACTTCGACGAGACTGTGACGATCGTCACCGGCGCGACCGGAACGCTGGGCGGTGCCGTCGCAGAGCGATTCCGTGAGGCGGGCTCCACCGTCTGCGGCATCGATGTCGCGGAACCGGAGGAACCCGACGGGACGTTCGCACAGGAGCGAACGAACTTTTATCAGGCCGACCTCACAGACGAAGGAGACGTCGAACGCGTGGTTGCCGAGATCGTCGACGAGCACGGCCGCCTCGACCACTTGCTCAATGTCGCGGGAACCTGGCGCGGCGGGCAACCGATCGAGGAGACTGACCGTACCGAGTACGATCTCGTAATGGACGTCAACCTGAAGACGGCGTTCCTGGCGTCGAAACACGCGCTTCCCGAACTGCAGGCGGCCGGCGGCGCGATCGTCAGCGTGAGTGCACGTTCGTCCCTCGAGGGCGGGGAGGGAGACGGCCCGTACCGAATTTCCAAGGCGGGGATCCGGCTGCTGACGGAGACGCTCGCGGCGGAAAACCGCGGGACGGTCCGCGCGAACTGTGTCATGCCGAGCGTCATCGACACCCCGGCGAACCGCGAGATGATGCCCGACGCGGACCAGGACTCGTGGGTCGACCCGGTCGACATCGCAGCCGTCTTCGCTTTCCTGTGCAGCGACGCGTCCTTGGTGACGAGTGGGGCGGCTGTCCCCGTGTACGGGGAGACCTGA
- a CDS encoding branched-chain amino acid ABC transporter permease has product MGENISGGRATDGLSAVRDRLSPTSGANIGGLLLALLMVLLVVDLIRRLVTGDITFASLLEYLWWGLRDAMYIGLAAVGLSMTYSILRFANFSHGDLITTGAFGGWAAAYLVGGVGVAGVGELILVRATSGGVSPEAVGLDVFASPLAILVGLVVAGAITVLVALAIDRLVYKRMRDQGGIAMLIASVGVALTLRYLLAIIFTNSKRGVTASAPDVGPFTAHELTLVLIALVLIVGLHLLLQYTKLGKSMRAMADNKDLALITGIPTERVITATWIIGAAFAGISGYLVVLDRGSISINLGWFLLLLIFAAVILGGIGSIYGALAGSLVIGMTVNVSLIWLPSDLSKVTAFVLMILILVFKPNGLLGGVETA; this is encoded by the coding sequence ATGGGTGAGAATATCAGTGGGGGTCGAGCGACGGACGGCCTGTCGGCCGTGCGCGACCGACTTTCACCGACGTCAGGTGCTAACATCGGTGGGCTGCTTCTGGCTCTCCTGATGGTACTGTTGGTGGTCGATCTGATTCGCCGGCTGGTGACCGGTGACATCACGTTCGCATCGTTACTCGAATATCTGTGGTGGGGGCTCCGTGATGCCATGTACATCGGCCTCGCCGCTGTCGGTCTCTCGATGACGTACAGTATCCTTCGATTCGCGAACTTTTCACACGGGGATCTGATCACGACGGGTGCGTTCGGCGGCTGGGCTGCCGCGTACCTCGTCGGTGGCGTGGGGGTCGCTGGCGTCGGCGAGCTGATACTGGTTCGGGCGACGTCGGGCGGCGTCTCGCCCGAGGCGGTGGGACTGGACGTGTTCGCGTCTCCCCTCGCGATACTCGTCGGGCTGGTCGTCGCCGGCGCGATAACCGTACTCGTCGCGCTGGCCATAGATCGACTCGTGTACAAGCGAATGCGAGACCAGGGTGGTATCGCGATGCTCATCGCGAGTGTCGGCGTCGCGCTGACGCTCCGATACCTCCTCGCCATCATATTCACGAACAGCAAACGTGGAGTGACCGCGAGCGCGCCCGACGTCGGACCGTTTACGGCCCACGAACTGACGCTCGTCCTCATCGCGCTCGTCCTCATCGTCGGATTGCACCTCCTGTTACAGTACACGAAACTCGGCAAGTCGATGCGAGCGATGGCCGATAACAAGGATCTCGCGTTGATCACGGGCATTCCGACCGAACGAGTCATCACGGCGACCTGGATCATCGGCGCCGCGTTCGCCGGAATCTCCGGCTACCTCGTCGTCCTCGATCGCGGGTCCATCTCGATCAACCTCGGCTGGTTCCTCCTGCTCTTGATCTTCGCTGCGGTCATCCTGGGTGGTATCGGCTCGATCTACGGGGCGCTTGCCGGCTCGCTCGTCATCGGAATGACCGTCAACGTCTCGTTGATCTGGTTACCGTCAGACCTCTCGAAGGTCACCGCGTTCGTACTCATGATCCTGATACTGGTGTTCAAACCGAACGGTCTGCTAGGGGGGGTGGAGACGGCATGA